One Bacillus sp. FJAT-52991 genomic region harbors:
- the floA gene encoding flotillin-like protein FloA (flotillin-like protein involved in membrane lipid rafts) has protein sequence MDASLILVITAIVIGIILLAILLTFVPIMLWISALAAGVKVSILTLVGMRLRRVIPSRVINPLIKASKAGIDVSTNQLESHYLAGGNVDRVVNALIAAHRANIELTFERCAAIDLAGRDVLEAVQMSVNPKVIETPFIAGVAMDGIEVKAKARITVRANIDRLVGGAGEETVVARVGEGIVSTIGSSDNHKKVLENPDMISQTVLSKGLDAGTAFEILSIDIADVDIGKNIGAELQTEQAEADKNIAQAKAEERRAMAVATEQEMKARVQEMHAKVVEAEADVPLAMAEALRSGNIGVMDYMNYKNIDADTDMRGSIGKMAGGKKDRKDEGK, from the coding sequence ATGGATGCTAGTTTGATTTTAGTTATCACAGCGATTGTTATCGGTATTATTTTATTAGCAATTTTATTGACGTTTGTGCCAATTATGCTCTGGATTTCCGCATTAGCTGCTGGAGTGAAAGTGAGTATTTTAACTTTAGTAGGAATGAGGCTACGCCGAGTCATTCCAAGTCGAGTGATCAATCCATTAATTAAAGCATCAAAAGCTGGAATTGATGTATCAACGAATCAATTGGAAAGCCATTATTTGGCCGGAGGAAACGTTGACCGCGTGGTAAATGCGTTAATTGCGGCACATCGTGCGAATATTGAACTAACGTTTGAACGTTGTGCGGCGATCGATCTTGCCGGTCGTGATGTGCTTGAAGCTGTACAAATGAGTGTTAATCCGAAGGTCATTGAAACACCGTTTATTGCTGGTGTGGCAATGGATGGAATTGAAGTGAAAGCGAAAGCTCGAATTACCGTACGCGCCAATATTGATCGTCTTGTTGGAGGTGCTGGTGAAGAAACCGTTGTTGCTCGTGTAGGTGAAGGAATTGTCTCCACGATTGGTTCTAGTGATAATCATAAAAAAGTGCTTGAAAACCCTGATATGATTTCGCAAACGGTTCTTTCTAAAGGGTTAGATGCCGGAACAGCCTTTGAAATTTTATCGATTGATATTGCGGATGTAGATATCGGTAAAAATATTGGAGCTGAATTGCAAACAGAGCAAGCGGAAGCGGATAAAAATATTGCTCAGGCGAAGGCAGAAGAGCGTCGAGCAATGGCGGTTGCTACTGAGCAAGAAATGAAAGCACGCGTACAAGAAATGCATGCGAAAGTTGTAGAAGCGGAAGCGGATGTACCTTTAGCAATGGCTGAGGCGTTACGCAGTGGAAATATTGGTGTGATGGATTATATGAACTATAAGAACATTGATGCAGACACAGATATGCGTGGTTCGATTGGCAAAATGGCTGGTGGAAAAAAGGATAGAAAAGACGAGGGGAAATAA
- a CDS encoding nodulation protein NfeD, with amino-acid sequence MSLFKNYGLFWIGLVLLVAGVCFPVVSQAESKPVYVIPVHHEVEKGLYGFMKRGIEEAKEQGAQLIVLDIHTPGGLVNAAGDIGKLLDETDIRTVAFINNQALSAGAYIALHADAIYMVPNAQIGAAAIIDQQGNMADKKAQSYWRSAMKSAAEQHGLDPKYAMAMADPNIDLPQYDAPKGELLTFTSKQALETGYSKATVDQLEDVLKKEKVEHAPIKQVEESWADKIARFVTNPIVIPILLSLASLGLILELYSPGFGVPGLVGISSLLLFFYGHLVAGLAGYESILLFVIGAILIVAELFLPGGVAGLLGITSVTGSILLAGDNVKWMGISLLIAMAVAIISMILMVKVFGKKMKFFKKMILTDSTSTESGYVSNANRLELIGKIGITRTPFRPAGTVMIDGERIDAVTEGGFINAEKSVKVIKVEGSRIVVRELEE; translated from the coding sequence GTGAGTTTGTTTAAAAATTATGGGCTTTTTTGGATTGGCTTGGTATTATTGGTTGCGGGGGTGTGCTTTCCAGTTGTTTCACAGGCGGAGAGTAAGCCTGTATATGTGATTCCAGTACATCATGAGGTCGAGAAAGGCTTATATGGATTTATGAAGCGTGGGATAGAGGAGGCAAAGGAACAGGGTGCTCAGTTAATTGTGCTTGACATTCACACTCCTGGTGGACTAGTCAACGCAGCGGGAGATATTGGGAAATTGCTGGATGAAACTGATATTCGTACAGTTGCCTTTATCAATAATCAAGCATTGTCAGCGGGAGCGTATATTGCTCTTCATGCCGATGCGATCTATATGGTGCCTAATGCACAAATTGGAGCAGCGGCCATTATTGATCAGCAAGGAAATATGGCTGATAAAAAAGCACAAAGCTACTGGCGTTCAGCGATGAAAAGCGCAGCTGAACAACATGGACTTGATCCTAAGTATGCCATGGCTATGGCCGATCCTAATATCGATTTACCACAATACGATGCTCCTAAAGGTGAGTTGTTGACTTTCACCTCTAAGCAAGCACTGGAAACCGGTTATTCAAAAGCTACTGTTGATCAGTTAGAAGATGTATTGAAAAAAGAAAAGGTTGAGCATGCCCCGATTAAACAGGTGGAAGAGAGCTGGGCGGATAAAATAGCTCGATTTGTCACTAACCCTATTGTCATACCTATTCTGTTGTCACTTGCTAGCCTTGGTCTCATTTTAGAGCTGTATTCTCCTGGTTTTGGTGTTCCGGGCTTGGTTGGCATATCCTCTTTATTGTTATTTTTCTACGGTCATCTTGTTGCTGGTTTAGCAGGATATGAATCGATATTACTGTTTGTCATCGGTGCTATATTAATTGTAGCCGAGTTGTTCCTACCGGGTGGGGTTGCTGGCCTTCTTGGGATCACGTCAGTCACTGGTAGTATTTTACTTGCTGGTGATAATGTCAAATGGATGGGCATTTCATTATTAATTGCCATGGCTGTTGCCATCATCAGCATGATTTTAATGGTAAAGGTGTTTGGTAAAAAGATGAAATTTTTCAAGAAAATGATCTTAACGGATTCGACCAGTACAGAAAGCGGTTACGTATCTAATGCCAATCGTTTGGAGTTGATCGGAAAAATAGGGATCACGAGAACTCCTTTTCGGCCAGCGGGTACGGTTATGATTGATGGAGAGCGGATTGATGCTGTCACTGAAGGTGGCTTTATTAATGCCGAAAAATCAGTAAAAGTGATTAAGGTAGAAGGTTCACGAATTGTTGTAAGAGAATTAGAAGAATAA
- a CDS encoding GatB/YqeY domain-containing protein, with the protein MSLLERLNNDMKQAMKNKEKDKLTVIRMLKAALQNEGIKAGKELTEDDELTVLSREVKQRKDSLHEFEKAGREDLVSKIQTELTYVNIYMPKQLSEEELEAIVQETIAEVNASSKADMGKVMSALMPKVKGKADGGIVNKLVQANLS; encoded by the coding sequence ATGAGTCTTCTCGAGCGTTTAAACAATGATATGAAGCAAGCGATGAAAAACAAAGAAAAAGATAAGTTGACTGTCATTCGTATGCTTAAAGCTGCGTTGCAAAACGAAGGCATTAAAGCAGGTAAAGAGTTGACAGAAGATGATGAATTGACCGTACTTTCTCGCGAAGTGAAACAACGCAAAGACTCCCTCCACGAGTTTGAGAAAGCAGGACGTGAAGATCTGGTTTCAAAAATTCAAACTGAACTAACTTACGTGAACATATACATGCCGAAGCAACTTTCAGAAGAAGAATTAGAAGCGATCGTTCAGGAAACGATTGCTGAAGTTAATGCTTCCTCTAAAGCTGATATGGGTAAAGTAATGAGTGCGCTCATGCCGAAAGTAAAAGGTAAAGCAGACGGCGGAATAGTGAATAAGCTAGTTCAGGCAAATTTATCATAA
- the rpsU gene encoding 30S ribosomal protein S21: protein MSRTVVRKNESLEEALRRFKRSVSKTGTLQEFRKREFYEKPSVKRKKKSEAARKRKW, encoded by the coding sequence ATGTCAAGAACAGTTGTTCGTAAAAACGAATCGCTTGAAGAAGCTCTACGTCGTTTCAAACGTTCTGTTTCCAAAACTGGAACTTTACAAGAATTTAGAAAACGTGAATTTTACGAAAAGCCAAGCGTGAAGCGTAAAAAGAAATCTGAAGCGGCTAGAAAACGTAAGTGGTAA
- the deoC gene encoding deoxyribose-phosphate aldolase gives MTKPFEKVAKMIDHTLLKADATKEEVGKICEEAKAYEFASVCINPVWVPYASEQLKGTPVKVCTVIGFPLGAMTSDVKAFETKNAIENGAEEVDMVINIGALKAGDYEAVLKDIQAVTSAAKGKALTKVIIETCLLTDEEKKKACELAVEAGADYVKTSTGFSTGGATVEDIALMRKTVGPDIGVKASGGVRSREDAENMIKVGATRIGASSGVKIVQGLQSDSDY, from the coding sequence ATGACGAAACCATTTGAAAAAGTAGCAAAAATGATTGACCATACATTATTAAAAGCGGATGCAACAAAAGAAGAGGTAGGTAAAATTTGTGAAGAAGCAAAGGCTTATGAATTTGCTTCCGTGTGTATTAATCCAGTATGGGTACCTTATGCGAGTGAACAGTTAAAAGGAACACCAGTCAAAGTATGCACAGTGATTGGCTTTCCATTAGGAGCTATGACATCCGACGTGAAGGCGTTTGAGACGAAGAACGCGATTGAAAACGGTGCCGAAGAAGTAGATATGGTCATCAATATTGGCGCCTTAAAAGCTGGAGATTATGAAGCGGTATTGAAAGATATTCAAGCGGTTACATCTGCCGCTAAAGGCAAAGCATTAACGAAGGTGATCATTGAAACTTGTCTGTTAACAGATGAGGAAAAGAAAAAAGCTTGTGAACTTGCTGTTGAAGCAGGGGCAGACTATGTGAAAACATCTACAGGCTTTTCAACGGGCGGTGCGACGGTTGAAGATATCGCGCTGATGCGAAAAACTGTTGGCCCTGATATCGGTGTGAAAGCATCTGGTGGAGTTCGTAGTAGAGAAGATGCTGAAAATATGATTAAAGTCGGTGCAACAAGAATTGGGGCAAGTTCTGGTGTGAAGATTGTTCAAGGGCTTCAATCGGACTCTGATTATTAA
- the mtaB gene encoding tRNA (N(6)-L-threonylcarbamoyladenosine(37)-C(2))-methylthiotransferase MtaB, with protein sequence MPTVAFQTLGCKVNHYETEAIWQLFKSQNYERVDFEATADVYVINTCTVTNTGDKKSRQVIRRAVRKNPDAVICVTGCYAQTSPAEIMAIPGVDVVVGTQDRTKMLEYIEQFKKERQPINGVGNIMKNRVYEELDVPAFTDRTRASLKIQEGCNNFCTFCIIPWARGLMRSRDPQEVLRQAQQLVDAGYKEIVLTGIHTGGYGSDMKDYNLAMLLADLEKVKGLKRIRISSIEASQLTDEVIDVIDRSNIVVRHLHVPLQSGSNTVLKRMRRKYTMEHFADRLNRLKQALPGLAVTSDVIVGFPGETEEEFMETYNFIKEHKFSELHVFPYSKRTGTPAARMDDQVDEEVKNERVHRLIALSDQLAKEYASRFEGEVLEVIPEEPFKEGEKEGLYVGYTDNYLKVVFEATEEMVGQIVKVKVTKAGYPYNEGQFVRVLEEELNVVN encoded by the coding sequence ATGCCAACAGTGGCATTCCAAACACTTGGATGTAAAGTAAACCATTATGAAACAGAAGCGATCTGGCAGCTTTTTAAAAGCCAGAATTACGAGAGAGTCGATTTTGAAGCAACGGCAGATGTATATGTCATCAATACATGTACAGTGACGAATACGGGAGACAAGAAAAGTCGCCAAGTCATTCGTCGAGCAGTTCGGAAAAATCCGGATGCGGTTATTTGTGTCACTGGTTGTTATGCACAAACATCGCCAGCTGAAATTATGGCCATTCCAGGGGTCGATGTCGTTGTCGGAACGCAAGACCGAACGAAAATGCTTGAATATATTGAGCAGTTTAAAAAAGAGCGTCAGCCGATTAATGGCGTTGGAAACATTATGAAAAACCGCGTGTACGAAGAGTTAGACGTACCTGCTTTCACTGATCGCACACGAGCTTCTTTAAAAATTCAAGAGGGCTGCAATAATTTCTGTACCTTCTGTATTATTCCATGGGCACGTGGCTTAATGCGTTCTCGTGATCCGCAAGAAGTACTTCGTCAGGCACAACAGCTTGTTGATGCTGGATATAAAGAAATCGTGTTAACAGGTATTCATACAGGCGGATACGGTTCTGATATGAAGGATTATAATTTAGCGATGCTTCTTGCTGATTTGGAAAAAGTAAAAGGCTTAAAACGCATTCGCATTTCTTCCATTGAAGCAAGTCAGTTGACGGATGAAGTAATCGATGTCATCGATCGTTCGAACATCGTGGTGAGACATTTGCATGTACCTCTACAATCTGGTTCGAATACCGTTTTAAAAAGAATGCGTCGTAAATACACAATGGAGCATTTCGCCGATCGTTTAAACCGCTTGAAACAAGCATTACCAGGATTAGCTGTTACTTCAGATGTTATTGTTGGCTTCCCTGGTGAAACAGAAGAAGAGTTTATGGAAACGTATAATTTTATTAAAGAGCATAAGTTTTCCGAACTTCATGTCTTCCCATATTCAAAACGAACAGGTACACCAGCTGCTAGAATGGACGATCAAGTAGATGAAGAAGTGAAAAATGAACGTGTTCATCGGTTAATTGCTCTTTCAGATCAATTAGCGAAGGAATATGCTTCTCGTTTTGAAGGAGAAGTGCTTGAAGTGATCCCAGAGGAGCCTTTTAAAGAAGGGGAAAAAGAAGGTTTGTATGTTGGTTATACAGACAATTATTTAAAAGTAGTTTTTGAAGCAACTGAAGAAATGGTTGGTCAAATCGTGAAAGTGAAAGTCACGAAAGCGGGCTATCCGTACAATGAAGGTCAATTTGTCCGAGTGTTAGAAGAAGAATTAAATGTAGTGAATTAA
- a CDS encoding 16S rRNA (uracil(1498)-N(3))-methyltransferase, whose protein sequence is MQRYFVNEQLEDGKSIKIEGEDFHHLSRVMRMEVGDHVYAVFPNGETAEVEIEHLSNDYALAFLVEWIHDKKELPVDIAIASGLPKGDKFELVIQKGTELGASLFVPFHADRSIVKWDEKKGEKKTERWSKIAKEAAEQSHRNRVPKVIKPVSLDQLIEIGQDYPFKLYAYEEEAKQGEKQAFHQVLADMQPGDRLLIVFGPEGGISDKEAEKLRSHGYTPCGLGPRILRTETAPLYALSAISYHFELMR, encoded by the coding sequence GTGCAGCGCTACTTTGTAAATGAACAGTTAGAGGATGGCAAGTCAATAAAAATCGAGGGAGAGGATTTTCATCATTTGTCAAGAGTGATGAGGATGGAAGTAGGCGATCATGTATATGCTGTATTTCCTAATGGAGAGACAGCAGAGGTAGAAATTGAGCACCTTTCTAATGATTATGCACTTGCCTTTCTCGTGGAATGGATTCATGATAAGAAAGAGCTGCCGGTTGATATCGCCATTGCGAGCGGTCTGCCGAAAGGGGATAAATTCGAACTCGTCATTCAAAAGGGAACAGAACTGGGAGCTAGCTTGTTTGTCCCTTTTCATGCGGATCGCTCCATCGTGAAATGGGATGAGAAAAAGGGTGAGAAAAAGACGGAACGTTGGTCTAAAATAGCTAAAGAAGCCGCTGAACAATCTCATCGTAACCGCGTGCCCAAAGTGATAAAGCCGGTGAGTTTAGATCAATTGATTGAAATCGGACAAGATTATCCGTTTAAATTATATGCTTATGAAGAAGAAGCGAAGCAAGGAGAGAAGCAGGCGTTTCACCAAGTGCTAGCAGATATGCAGCCTGGTGATCGATTGTTAATTGTTTTTGGACCTGAAGGTGGAATTTCAGATAAGGAAGCGGAAAAATTACGGAGTCATGGTTATACTCCATGCGGGCTAGGCCCAAGAATTTTACGAACAGAGACCGCTCCGCTGTACGCTTTATCTGCAATTTCCTACCATTTTGAACTAATGAGGTGA
- the prmA gene encoding 50S ribosomal protein L11 methyltransferase yields MKWSEISIQTTNEAVEPISNILHEAGASGVVIEDPFELKREREDQFGEIYQLNPDDYPEEGVIVKAYLPVNSFLAETAEGIAQSIKSLVEYNIDIGQNVMTLIEVNEEDWATAWKQYYNPVKISEKFTIVPTWEEYKPVSTDELIIELDPGMAFGTGTHPTTVMCLQALERYVKLGDHVVDVGTGSGVLSIGAALLGANKVTALDLDEVAVESAKENVHLNRVEKTVNVSKNNLLDGIDEQVDVVVANILAEVIMSFTDEVAQVVKPGGYFISSGIISQKRDEVKEAVIAAGFDIEETVLMEDWVAIIAKKK; encoded by the coding sequence ATGAAGTGGTCGGAGATTAGCATTCAAACAACAAACGAAGCAGTAGAGCCTATTTCTAATATTTTGCATGAAGCGGGTGCGAGCGGAGTTGTCATTGAAGATCCTTTTGAATTAAAGAGAGAGCGTGAGGATCAATTTGGTGAAATTTATCAGCTAAATCCCGATGACTATCCTGAAGAAGGTGTAATCGTTAAAGCGTATTTACCTGTGAACAGTTTTCTGGCTGAAACCGCAGAAGGGATTGCTCAATCGATTAAGAGCCTTGTCGAATATAATATTGACATCGGTCAAAACGTGATGACGTTGATTGAAGTCAATGAAGAAGATTGGGCGACCGCATGGAAGCAATATTATAACCCGGTGAAAATTTCTGAAAAATTTACGATTGTTCCGACTTGGGAAGAGTATAAACCTGTAAGTACCGATGAGTTAATCATTGAATTGGACCCAGGAATGGCTTTCGGGACAGGTACGCATCCGACAACGGTCATGTGTTTGCAAGCGTTAGAACGATATGTCAAATTAGGCGACCATGTCGTCGATGTCGGCACAGGTTCAGGGGTGTTAAGTATTGGTGCGGCACTACTTGGTGCAAACAAAGTAACAGCCTTAGACTTAGATGAAGTCGCTGTTGAGTCCGCAAAAGAGAATGTCCATCTGAATCGTGTCGAAAAAACAGTTAATGTGTCGAAGAACAATTTGTTAGATGGCATTGACGAACAGGTCGATGTAGTGGTAGCCAATATTTTAGCTGAGGTTATTATGTCATTTACAGATGAAGTGGCTCAAGTAGTGAAGCCAGGCGGTTACTTTATTTCCTCAGGGATTATTAGTCAAAAGCGTGATGAAGTGAAAGAGGCCGTCATTGCTGCTGGTTTTGATATTGAAGAAACGGTTTTAATGGAAGATTGGGTAGCTATTATTGCCAAGAAAAAATAA
- the dnaJ gene encoding molecular chaperone DnaJ, with amino-acid sequence MSKRDYYEVLGVEKSASKEEIKKAYRKLSKKYHPDINKEAGADEKFKEVKEAYEILSDDQKRAQYDQFGHTDPNQGFGGADFGGFGGFEDIFSTFFGGGGGGRRRDPNAPRQGADLQYTMTIKFEEAVFGKETDIEIPKEETCGTCTGTGAKPGTDLETCSHCHGSGQLNVEQNTPFGRIVNRRACPYCSGTGKMIKEKCSTCGGDGTVTKMKKIHVKIPAGIDDGQQLRVSGQGEPGVNGGPAGDLFIVFRVLPHELFERDGDDIYCEIPITFVQASLGDEIEVPTIHGKIKLKVPAGTQTGTKFRLRGKGVPNVRGYGTGDQHIRVKVVTPTKLNEKQKNLLREFAEVSGEMLDEQQAGFFDKVKRALKRD; translated from the coding sequence ATGAGTAAACGAGATTATTATGAAGTGCTTGGCGTCGAGAAAAGCGCCTCAAAGGAAGAAATCAAAAAAGCATATCGCAAGCTCTCAAAAAAGTATCATCCAGATATTAATAAAGAAGCGGGAGCCGACGAAAAATTTAAAGAAGTAAAAGAAGCCTATGAAATTTTAAGTGATGATCAAAAACGAGCGCAGTATGATCAATTTGGTCATACCGATCCAAATCAAGGGTTTGGTGGAGCAGACTTCGGTGGTTTCGGAGGATTTGAAGATATTTTTAGCACGTTCTTTGGCGGTGGCGGCGGCGGTCGTAGGAGAGATCCGAATGCTCCGCGTCAAGGAGCAGACTTACAATATACGATGACGATCAAATTTGAAGAAGCGGTTTTTGGGAAAGAGACAGATATTGAAATTCCGAAAGAGGAAACTTGTGGAACATGTACAGGTACGGGTGCGAAACCTGGTACAGATCTAGAAACTTGCTCTCATTGTCATGGTTCGGGTCAGTTAAACGTAGAGCAAAATACGCCATTTGGTCGTATCGTTAATCGTCGTGCTTGCCCATATTGTAGTGGTACAGGTAAGATGATTAAGGAAAAATGCTCGACATGCGGCGGCGATGGAACTGTCACGAAAATGAAGAAAATCCATGTGAAAATACCAGCTGGGATTGATGATGGTCAACAACTTCGTGTGTCTGGTCAAGGAGAGCCAGGTGTGAACGGAGGTCCCGCCGGAGATTTATTTATCGTTTTCCGTGTTCTTCCACACGAATTGTTTGAGAGAGATGGCGACGATATTTATTGTGAAATTCCAATCACATTTGTTCAAGCTTCACTTGGTGATGAGATCGAAGTGCCAACCATTCATGGGAAAATTAAGCTGAAGGTACCAGCAGGAACACAAACGGGAACCAAATTCCGTCTGCGTGGCAAAGGTGTGCCGAATGTTCGCGGATATGGTACAGGGGATCAGCATATTAGGGTGAAAGTAGTCACCCCGACGAAATTAAATGAAAAACAGAAAAACTTGCTGCGAGAATTTGCGGAAGTAAGCGGTGAAATGCTAGATGAGCAACAAGCGGGCTTTTTTGATAAAGTAAAACGCGCTCTAAAGCGTGACTAA
- the dnaK gene encoding molecular chaperone DnaK: MSKIIGIDLGTTNSCVAVLEGGEAKVIPNPEGNRTTPSVVAFKNGERQVGEVAKRQAITNPNTIISIKRHMGTTHKETIEGKEYSPQEISAMVLQHLKSYAEEYLGEKVEKAVITVPAYFNDAERQATKDAGKIAGLEVERIINEPTAAALAYGMDKMDEDQTILVYDLGGGTFDVSILELGDGVFEVRSTAGDNRLGGDDFDQVIIDYLVQEFKKENGIDLSQDKMAMQRLKDAAEKAKKDLSGVTSTQISLPFITAGEAGPLHLELTLSRAKFEELSANLVERTMGPVRQALQDAGMSASELDKIILVGGSTRIPAVQEAIRKATGKEPHKGVNPDEVVAMGAAVQGGVLTGDVKDVVLLDVTPLSLGIETMGGVFTKLIDRNTTIPTSKSQVFSTAADSQTAVDIHVLQGERSMASANKTLGRFQLADIPPAPRGIPQIEVTFDIDKNGIVNVSAKDMGTGKQQNITIKSSSGLSDDEIDRMVKEAEENAEADKKLKEEVELRNEADQLVFTTEKTLKELEGKVDAEEVKKAEDAKEALKAAIEKNELEDIRTKKDALSEIVQNLSMKLYEEAAKQAQAQEGQAQGGQKGDDVVDAEFEEVNDDK; encoded by the coding sequence ATGAGCAAAATTATCGGTATCGACTTAGGTACAACGAACTCATGTGTGGCGGTTCTTGAAGGGGGAGAAGCAAAAGTTATTCCTAACCCAGAAGGCAATCGTACAACACCATCTGTTGTGGCATTTAAAAATGGTGAACGGCAAGTAGGGGAAGTAGCGAAGCGTCAAGCTATTACAAATCCAAACACAATCATTTCGATTAAACGTCATATGGGTACGACTCATAAAGAAACAATTGAAGGAAAAGAGTATTCTCCTCAAGAAATTTCTGCAATGGTTCTTCAACATTTAAAATCTTATGCAGAAGAATATTTAGGGGAAAAAGTAGAAAAAGCAGTTATTACTGTTCCTGCTTACTTTAATGATGCTGAGCGTCAAGCAACTAAAGATGCTGGTAAAATCGCTGGCCTTGAAGTAGAGCGTATTATTAACGAACCGACAGCTGCGGCTCTTGCGTACGGTATGGATAAAATGGATGAGGATCAAACAATTCTTGTATACGACCTTGGCGGTGGTACATTTGACGTATCGATTTTAGAGCTGGGTGATGGCGTGTTTGAAGTTCGTTCTACAGCGGGTGACAATCGCCTAGGTGGAGACGACTTTGACCAAGTGATTATCGATTACTTAGTACAAGAATTCAAAAAAGAAAACGGCATCGACTTATCTCAAGATAAAATGGCGATGCAACGTTTAAAAGACGCAGCTGAAAAAGCGAAAAAAGACCTTTCAGGTGTGACTTCTACACAGATTTCTTTACCGTTTATCACAGCAGGTGAAGCTGGTCCGCTTCACTTAGAATTAACATTAAGCCGTGCGAAGTTTGAAGAGCTTTCAGCGAACCTTGTTGAGCGCACAATGGGACCTGTACGTCAAGCACTTCAAGATGCAGGTATGTCTGCTTCTGAGCTTGATAAAATCATTTTAGTTGGTGGATCAACACGTATTCCAGCTGTTCAAGAAGCAATTCGTAAAGCAACGGGTAAAGAGCCTCATAAAGGGGTAAACCCAGATGAAGTAGTAGCAATGGGTGCTGCTGTTCAAGGTGGAGTATTAACAGGAGATGTAAAAGACGTTGTTCTTTTAGATGTAACTCCACTATCTTTAGGTATTGAAACAATGGGCGGCGTATTTACGAAGTTGATCGATCGTAATACAACGATTCCAACATCAAAATCACAAGTGTTCTCTACAGCTGCTGATAGTCAAACAGCTGTTGATATTCATGTGCTTCAAGGGGAACGCTCGATGGCGTCTGCAAACAAAACATTAGGTCGCTTCCAATTAGCAGATATCCCACCAGCACCACGTGGTATTCCACAAATTGAAGTAACATTTGATATCGACAAAAATGGTATCGTCAACGTTAGTGCGAAAGATATGGGCACTGGCAAACAACAAAACATCACGATTAAATCTTCTTCAGGTCTTTCTGATGACGAGATTGATCGCATGGTGAAAGAAGCAGAAGAAAATGCAGAAGCGGATAAAAAACTAAAAGAAGAAGTAGAACTTCGCAATGAAGCTGACCAATTAGTCTTCACAACAGAAAAAACATTAAAAGAACTTGAAGGCAAAGTAGATGCTGAAGAAGTGAAGAAAGCAGAAGACGCGAAAGAAGCGTTGAAAGCAGCAATTGAGAAAAACGAACTTGAAGACATTCGTACGAAAAAAGATGCGCTATCTGAAATTGTGCAAAACTTGTCCATGAAACTGTATGAAGAAGCAGCCAAGCAAGCCCAGGCGCAAGAAGGACAGGCACAAGGCGGACAAAAAGGTGATGACGTCGTCGATGCTGAATTTGAAGAAGTAAACGACGATAAATAA
- the grpE gene encoding nucleotide exchange factor GrpE, translating to MAEDKQLHEEGLEQTDDQPVTEEEASFDKINELEQKLEEAENSYLRLRADFDNFRRRTQIEREAADKYRAQNLISDLLPLLDNFERALKVEAMNEQTQSVLQGMDMVYKGLLTALEKEGVEVIEAVGNEFDPHIHQAVMTDNDENYGSNIVVEEFQKGYKLKDRVIRPSMVKVNQ from the coding sequence ATGGCAGAAGATAAGCAACTACATGAAGAAGGGTTAGAACAAACTGACGATCAGCCTGTAACAGAAGAAGAAGCTTCTTTTGACAAAATAAATGAATTAGAACAAAAATTAGAAGAGGCAGAGAATTCTTATTTACGTCTGCGTGCAGATTTTGATAATTTCCGTCGTCGTACGCAAATCGAGCGTGAAGCGGCTGATAAATATCGTGCACAAAATTTAATTTCTGACTTGCTTCCATTGTTAGATAACTTTGAGCGTGCGCTTAAAGTCGAAGCAATGAACGAGCAGACTCAATCCGTTCTTCAAGGGATGGACATGGTTTACAAAGGATTGCTCACGGCATTAGAAAAAGAAGGCGTCGAAGTGATCGAAGCTGTTGGCAATGAATTTGATCCGCATATTCATCAAGCGGTTATGACAGATAATGATGAAAACTACGGATCAAATATCGTGGTGGAAGAGTTTCAAAAGGGATATAAATTAAAAGACCGTGTCATTCGTCCATCAATGGTCAAAGTTAATCAATAA